The Pseudomonas allokribbensis genome has a window encoding:
- the lysM gene encoding peptidoglycan-binding protein LysM has product MSLLSFVKEAGEKLIDLLTPGNANASEQLKEHISKVGLGNPNVQATVDGDKVTVTGEVASQEEKEKILLAVGNIEGVGSVDDQITVTGPVVAAARFVVVKKGDTLSAISLAVYGNANQYNKIFEANKPLLKDVNKIYPGQTLRIPE; this is encoded by the coding sequence ATGAGTCTTTTGAGCTTTGTAAAAGAGGCCGGTGAGAAGCTGATCGACCTGCTGACCCCTGGCAACGCCAATGCCAGCGAGCAATTGAAGGAACACATCAGCAAGGTCGGGTTGGGTAACCCGAATGTTCAGGCGACGGTGGATGGCGACAAGGTGACGGTCACCGGCGAGGTGGCGAGCCAGGAAGAGAAAGAGAAGATTCTGCTGGCGGTGGGCAATATTGAAGGTGTCGGCAGTGTCGATGACCAGATCACGGTCACTGGGCCGGTGGTGGCTGCCGCACGTTTCGTGGTGGTGAAAAAGGGCGACACCCTCAGTGCGATTTCCCTGGCGGTGTATGGCAATGCCAACCAGTACAACAAGATTTTCGAGGCCAACAAGCCGCTGCTCAAGGACGTGAA